Part of the Lolium rigidum isolate FL_2022 chromosome 6, APGP_CSIRO_Lrig_0.1, whole genome shotgun sequence genome, tttcgatgaactagagcttgtcatgagaataagcacaagctctaaaacatcacatggataaggtccaaataacaaccaagaaagatgatgcaaggatgcaaaggtttgagctctctccgaacgatacgatcgagttactcactcgagagccctcttgatagtacggcaactaaactataaaccggtctccaactacactatgagaccggtgagaaacaaaccctatcaagagcaaaccttatacttgcgcattccacttgagctcgatgacgacgatcttgacctcaacaagatggaacgcctttctcgcttgtgcttgcttgacgaagtcttgtggattgctcccccataatccaccatgggagagcttcttcttcggcgcatcttcacataaccatgaccaccatgtggattgctcccccataatccaccatgggagagcttcttcttcggcgcatcttcacatatccatgatcaccatatggatggcaagactcaagcaaaggatctcttcgagatggctcatcttgaacttgcactttatttcttcattcttcatcatgttgatgtcttgaagtaacttgagggctcacttcatcttcatcttcaagacatacttgacacttgatatccttcatcaatttcttcttattgcaaccttgaagccaacatatggttcaagaattgcctatggacaactcctacaaatataactcaatgcaaacattagtccatagggattgtcattaattaccaaaaccacacatgggggctccatgcactttcagtggCGGGGAAGGCCGATGCCGTCTGTCACGTGGCCCTCGGTGTGGTGCAGGTCAGGCGACGAGTTCAGGTCGGGGAAGCGGAAGGCGCCGCTGCCTCGAGTCACTGAATCCGGCGAGAACGGCGTGTTGTTGTCGACGGTCATGTCGTTGTCCCcgtactcgggggagtagcgggcgcggccgtccatctgcgacagccgcatctgcgagatcgCCTCGGTGAACCCCGCGTAGTAACCTGGCAACGACGGGGAGCTCGAGATGTTGTTGAGGCTGCCGCCCATGCCCAGACACGCTTCCGCAGAGGCCGTCGCTACGCGGCGCCTCCTGCGGTCGGCTGTGATGAAGGAGCGGAGTTCCATCTCCTTGTCCCACtcctcctgcgacatggtcgtcggcttctccttcggcaTGATGGGGCGCGTCTTCGGCTGCGCCTTCGTCGGTGGTTTCGCTGCCTTCACCGAAGCCTTTCTCTTCGTTggcatggcgcggcggcgagggtttttcgggttggaggctggatgggagatgaAGCGGCTGGCGGGAGAAATAAGCGGCGGAGGCGACAGGGTTTTGGGGAAGAAGATGTACATTTTGTcgttgtgtggctgacaggcagcTCCCACGCACAAACTTTTCAGCCTCGCCCTAGGGACAGCGGGGTAACGACAGTGGATAAATGGCAAACATAGTTGGTGCAAGCTAAGAACAGCGAGAGTGGACTCCGGCTAGCCGTGGCCCGAACAAAGCTTGACTACTACGATGAGGGGGATAGCTGGTGGCGGTAGGATGGCGGCCTCGCCCTAGGGCTGCACAAAAGGGAAGGGGTGTGATTTCAGTCTAAATGATTTCGTTGTCCGTGGCAGGCAAGGCAGAGTAGGTCACACGAGGTGACCGCGCCGTGTCCTTACGGACGCATTCACAGCCCAAATTTGGATCGCGTGAACAACCCAATCAGTTTGCGTTTAGCTAGTGGGCTGGAGGCAAATCCAAATTTTGACCGTTGTGTACGTTTACATCGGATTGATGGAGATACGGTGAGGAGGAACCATATGCGTGTCAAGTTTCTCAAATTGACCAAATTGTCCCAAAAAATTAATTTGGATACAGTGTTAGGAAGTGACTTTCTGGTAGTACGGAAAAGGAAAAGTGCTTCATGTGCGATACCCCATCGAGTAAAGTTACAGACATGGCCAGTGGAAGACACGCTGTAAAGCCAGCCGTATTTGGAAATACTGTTATTTGGGTCCCACACGTCATCCACCGGCGCAACTTGCAAGGCCACGTGACAATACTCTATCCGCCCGGGCAGCCCACTAGGGTGGAAAAAAGCAGAGTGGGACGACGTCGTCGCGCTCCGCAGGTCAAGCTCACCAGCTCCACCTCCGAACCGAAgctacggccgccgccgccggcagcgcgaGCGGATATGTCGTCGGGTCTGATAGCGGAGGACGTCGCCGTGAAGCGGATGGTCCGGATCCGGCGGACGGTGATGTGTATGCTGCGTGACCGCGGCTACCTGGTGGTGGAGCACGAGCTGTCCATGAACCGCCGCGACTTCGAGCGCAAGTACGGCGAGTCCTTCCACCGCGAGGACATGCTCATCAACAAGTGCAAGAAGAACGACCCCAACGACCAGGTCAGCTCAGCTCAGCTCGACCCAATCTCCCCTGCTTTCCTCTTCCCGCCTCACATGCTTTGGTAGCTAGTCATCCATGGATCCAGCTCTGTTTTTCCTCCTTCGTTGATGGCCATCCGCGACCCGTTTCTTGATCGATATGTGCTTGTTATTTCGTTAGATTTTGAATCCGCAGCTCGATCGTCTTGCTCTTGTTCGATCTGTTCCATGGAAATTTAGCCCGTGCTCGAGTGGTCGATGCCGAACTAACTCGTGCTCATGGCGTCTGTTGCTTAGCATGAAGAACGCCGGGGGACGCACTGGTGTGTGGACGTTGCGCTAGGCTATTTGCTTTGTGCTTGTTCAACAGCTTGTCCTCTGCTAGTACTGGAGGAGTAGCCTCTACATGTCCTCTGCTTGCTGCGTGCCATTCGGAGCCGAGTAGTGCAAAAGAGGCAACAAACCTACATTTTAGCAGGGCTTGTCTGTGCAGAAACCTTAATTACTCGATTCTGTTAGTAAAGCTCGGTAACTGCAGCTGCATTTTGGCAGTCCTCTTCACCCAGTTAATGGTTTTATCTCTGGAATCAGATATACGTTTTCTTCCCGAACGATGAGAAGGTGGGGATGAAGCACATCAAGAAGTATGTCGAAATGATGAATGCGGAGAAAGTCTCCAGGGCTCTGCTGGTCGTTCAGCAGAACCTCACCCCATTTGCAAAAAACTTCATCATTCAAGAACTAGAGCCAAAGATCCACTTGGAGGTTTTTCAGGTTGGTCTCGTAGGACTAGTTTAAGTACTCTTGCACTCTAATTCGACTGGCACATTCTCCTGTGATCTTTTACTCCCTGGACTTCTGATAATTGAAGCAATGGGCAACAGGATGCCGAAATGCTTATAAATATCAAGGAACATGTTCTTATTCCGGAGCACCAGGTGCTTACTAATGAGGAAAAGAAGACATTATTGGCGCGCTACACTTTAAAGGAAACTCAGGTATTGCTCACTTTAAATTAATTAGCACTTGCAAGTTACACTTACTTTGGCACAGTAGAGCGAGGCAATCATGTATCTAGCTCCCTGATATAGCAATGTGGTGAAACATCAGAAAAACCAAAGGTTTTCCTTCTGGTAAACAAAAATTGTCATAACTTTTTATAGCGGCAGCCATTGCCTTTGACTAGTGAGTTTCAGACATCTTAATTTGTTCACTTCCAGTTCCATTTAGTGCAGCATGTAGCTTTCTACCATTATGTACCGGACCTGTTTTAGGTGGAGCAAAAGCAAGAGCACTGGttatgttaaaccttcacatgatacCAAGTTAGGCGCGCACACAAATATAGGCGAGACAAAGAATAGCAATCTTTCACATGCCTGTCGCGGACTCTCTACAACTTCATGAACAACCTGTGTCTCTCTAAGAAAGTTGGTGTAGTTTGTCTGTTGGAGATGTACTAGAATAGCTACTGAATCTTGCTTGGTTGGCAACACATTTGTGATTCAGTCATTTGTTGGTTGACACCCTCTTCATTTTTCTGTACTTTGCTGGAAATTTGCACTTGATAACAGGCATGTAACCCATCTCTCTTCTGAATGCAATGTAACAAAACAGCTACCAAGAATACAAATGACCGATCCCATTGCGAGGTACTACGGCCTCAAACGAGGACAGGTAGTGAAGATCATCAGGCCCAGCGAGACAGCAGGACGATACGTCACATATCGCTATGTCGTATGACAAAGTACCCAAGCGAAGAAGGAAGGAACCGTAAACATGGCGATTTTTGCAGTTATACACATGACATACACATACCCATTTGCTTGAAGAAAACCGGTATTGCTTCAGACACGACATTCTTAAGGATCGCGTGGCTGTTATGTAAGTGGATTCTTAATAAGTTGGGTGTATGGAGCATACATAAAATCCCCCGTGTTGTACAATTTGTTTCGAGAACTGTATACAACATACAGAATAGAAGCACATGTATTGAGAGCAATAAAAGGCTCTCCGGTTCTGCTTGTTACATCATTTGGACGAATCAATGGTATCAATCTATGTATGCTATGGTTCCGAAgcatactactccctctgttccatgaaagaaatggtgATGGTAGAGTCATTACAACTGTACTTATCAAATATCTTCATGGTATCTTGTTAGCTGTTGCAACTGTACTAGCTTGGAAAAACGGCAGCCAAACGGGAGCATATCGGCACACGTCACATATCACCAGGTCGTATGACAAAGAACACAGCCAAAGAAGGAAGGAACCGTAAGCATGGTGGTTTTTTGCAATTATACACATCACATACACATATCCATTTGCTTGGAGAAAACCGATATTGCTTCAGAGCATCCATTCTTGAAGATCGCATGGCTGTTTGTGTAAGTGGATTTTTAATAAGCTGAGTGTATTGAGCACAAGTAAAATCCTCATGTTGTACAATTTGTTTCGAGAACTGTATACAATTAGATGATTCCTCGCGCCTTGCTGCGGGAATTAGTAGCaacatattttgatttagtgAAGTTTAGAACATATCAACTTCAGAGCAGGTTAgacaaaccaacgtgaagtttgaAGAACTATGAGTTCGTCGTTGCGTTTGGAAGAAGTATTCAACAGCTGGTTTCATAATATGGACAAAGCCATGAAATATGGttgataattattaattttatataTTCTATCAAACCTTTTGACAATGAATATAATCTGATATATATATAAACAATGATAGGAATAAAGCATTTAGCAAGCAAGTCAACTGGTCGGTAAAATGGTATAAGGTAGGAATCAGGGGCCTCGTCTCACCTGAAATTCAGTGGAAATAAAGTAAATTGTGCATTTATCCATATACAATAGCAATCCAGTTTTCTGTAGTAATCTGCCATTGTAGGTAGGGCCAACACTAATTTAGGAGAGAAAAAAAATGTACCGCAGGAAACAAAAATCCTTATGGCAAGACCCTGTAATTAGCATAATCCTGATTTGCAATATCACTCAAAATAGCATTTTTGTTTGTTCTTCAAAAAGGATGAGATCAATCTTTCAAAAAGTAAAAAGTGATACTCTATAGGTCATATTGTAAAACTGAAACGTTTCCTCTCACAATTTCGAAAATACTACATATACACAATTGAACGTATATGAAATACAAAGGTTAAGAAAGTTGTACATCAAAAGTTTAGGCAAGTAGTAAAATAAAATGGTTAAGAATCTTACCTTGCACTATTCTGCTGCTGTACGAACAGTGAGTGAGAATCACCGTTTTCTAGTTGTCATTGATCTCTGTTAATTACTGACTGAGAACACACGCAAGGACGGAATAAATACTTTATCATATTCTGAAGAG contains:
- the LOC124667081 gene encoding DNA-directed RNA polymerases II and IV subunit 5A-like, with translation MSSGLIAEDVAVKRMVRIRRTVMCMLRDRGYLVVEHELSMNRRDFERKYGESFHREDMLINKCKKNDPNDQIYVFFPNDEKVGMKHIKKYVEMMNAEKVSRALLVVQQNLTPFAKNFIIQELEPKIHLEVFQDAEMLINIKEHVLIPEHQVLTNEEKKTLLARYTLKETQLPRIQMTDPIARYYGLKRGQVVKIIRPSETAGRYVTYRYVV